In Drosophila simulans strain w501 chromosome 3R, Prin_Dsim_3.1, whole genome shotgun sequence, a single window of DNA contains:
- the LOC6728274 gene encoding xanthine dehydrogenase isoform X1, producing MSNSVLVFFVNGKKVPKDTRMPRVSFLKVTEVSPDPECTLLTFLREKLRLCGTKLGCAEGGCGACTVMVSRLDRRANKIRHLAVNACLTPVCAMHGCAVTTVEGIGSTKTRLHPVQERLAKAHGSQCGFCTPGIVMSMYALLRNAEQPSMRDLEVAFQGNLCRCTGYRPILEGYKTFTKEFACGMGEKCCKVSGKGCGTDSETDDKLFERSEFQPLDPSQEPIFPPELQLSDAFDSQSLIFSSDRVTWYRPTNLEELLQLKAKHPAAKLVVGNTEVGVEVKFKHFLYPHLINPTQVKELLEIKETQDGIYFGAAVSLMEIDALLRQRIEQLPESETRLFQCTVDMLHYFAGKQIRNVACLGGNIMTGSPISDMNPVLSAAGAQLEVASFVDGKLQKRSVHMGTGFFTGYRRNVIEAHEVLLGIHFRKTTPDQYIVAFKQARRRDDDIAIVNAAINVRFEEKSNIVAEISMAFGGMAPTTVLAPRTSQLMVGQEWSHQLVERVAESLCTELPLAASAPGGMIAYRRALVVSLFFKAYLAISLKLSKSGITSSDALPPEERSGAETFHTPVLKSAQLFERVCSDQPICDPIGRPKVHAAALKQATGEAIYTDDIPRMDGEVYLAFVLSTKPRAKITKLDASEALVLDGVHQFFCYKDLTEHENEVGPVFHDEHVFAAGEVHCYGQIVGAIAADNKALAQRAARLVKVEYEELSPVIVTIEQAIEHKSYFPDYPRFVTKGNVEEALAQADHTFEGTCRMGGQEHFYLETHAALAVPRDSDELELFCSTQHPSEVQKLVAHVTALPAHRVVCRAKRLGGGFGGKESRGISVALPVALASYRMGRPVRCMLDRDEDMLITGTRHPFLFKYKVGFTKEGLITACDIECYNNAGWSMDLSFSVLERAMFHFENCYRIPNVRVGGWVCKTNLPSNTAFRGFGGPQGMYAGEHIIRDVARIVGRDVVDVMRLNFYKTGDYTHYHQQLEHFPIERCLEDCLKQSRYDEKRQEIARFNRENRWRKRGMAVVPTKYGIAFGVMHLNQAGSLINIYGDGSVLLSHGGVEIGQGLNTKMIQCAARALGIPQELIHISETATDKVPNTSPTAASVGSDLNGMAVLDACEKLNKRLAPIKEALPGGTWKEWINKAYFDRVSLSATGFYAMPGIGYHPETNPNARTYSYYTNGVGVTVVEIDCLTGDHQVLSTDIVMDIGSSLNPAIDIGQIEGAFMQGYGLFTLEELMYSPQGMLYSRGPGMYKLPGFADIPGEFNVSLLTGAPNPRAVYSSKAVGEPPLFIGSSAFFAIKEAIAAAREDQGLSGDFPLEAPSTSARIRIACQDKFTELLEIPEPGSFTPWNIVP from the exons TAAGGCGCACGGATCTCAGTGCGGCTTCTGCACGCCGGGCATTGTGATGTCCATGTACGCACTTCTGCGGAACGCGGAGCAACCCTCTATGCGTGACTTGGAGGTGGCATTCCAAGGTAACCTGTGCCGCTGCACCGGCTATCGACCCATCCTCGAGGGCTACAAGACGTTCACCAAGGAGTTTGCCTGCGGAATGGGCGAGAAGTGCTGCAAGGTTAGTGGGAAGGGATGTGGAACCGATTCGGAGACCGATGACAAGCTCTTCGAGCGCAGCGAGTTTCAGCCCTTGGATCCCAGCCAGGAACCCATCTTCCCACCGGAACTTCAGCTGAGTGACGCCTTCGATTCGCAGAGTTTGATCTTTAGCTCGGATAGGGTGACCTGGTATCGTCCCACCAATCTGGAGGAGCTGCTTCAGCTGAAGGCCAAACATCCGGCTGCCAAGCTGGTCGTAGGCAACACGGAAGTGGGCGTTGAGGTCAAGTTCAAGCATTTCCTCTACCCGCACCTCATCAATCCCACCCAGGTGAAGGAGCTGTTGGAGATCAAAGAGACCCAGGATGGCATTTACTTCGGTGCAGCTGTAAGCTTGATGGAGATCGATGCGCTTCTGCGGCAGAGAATTGAGCAGCTGCCGGAATCGGAGACCAGATTGTTCCAGTGCACCGTGGATATGCTTCACTACTTTGCCGGCAAGCAGATCCGCAATGTCGCCTGTTTGGGTGGAAACATCATGACTGGTAGTCCCATTTCCGATATGAATCCTGTGCTCTCGGCAGCAGGAGCTCAACTGGAGGTGGCCAGTTTTGTGGATGGAAAGCTCCAAAAGAGATCAGTTCACATGGGAACGGGCTTCTTCACTGGCTATCGCAGGAATGTTATCGAAGCTCACGAGGTGCTGCTGGGCATCCACTTCCGAAAGACCACTCCGGACCAGTATATCGTTGCCTTTAAGCAGGCCAGGAGGAGGGATGATGACATAGCCATCGTTAATGCCGCCATAAATGTTCGCTTTGAGGAAAAATCCAACATTGTGGCGGAGATTTCGATGGCCTTCGGTGGAATGGCACCAACAACAGTGCTGGCTCCTCGAACTTCCCAACTCATGGTTGGGCAGGAGTGGAGCCACCAGCTCGTGGAGCGCGTGGCGGAAAGCTTGTGCACGGAGCTGCCATTGGCTGCCTCTGCTCCCGGTGGCATGATCGCCTATCGTCGTGCTCTAGTGGTGAGCCTGTTCTTCAAGGCCTATCTGGCCATTTCCCTGAAGCTGAGCAAGTCCGGGATCACATCTTCCGATGCCCTGCCCCCGGAGGAGCGAAGTGGTGCCGAGACATTCCACACACCAGTACTCAAAAGTGCCCAGCTCTTCGAGCGCGTCTGCAGCGATCAACCCATCTGTGATCCCATTGGAAGACCAAAAGTCCATGCGGCTGCTTTAAAACAGGCCACCGGTGAAGCTATCTACACAGATGACATTCCCCGCATGGATGGTGAAGTGTATCTGGCCTTTGTCCTTAGTACCAAGCCACGTGCCAAGATCACCAAGCTGGATGCCAGTGAAGCATTGGTACTGGACGGAGTGCATCAGTTCTTTTGCTACAAGGACTTAACGGAGCACGAGAACGAAGTGGGACCCGTCTTTCATGATGAGCATGTCTTTGCCGCTGGAGAAGTGCATTGCTATGGTCAGATAGTGGGCGCCATAGCTGCCGATAATAAGGCGTTGGCCCAAAGAGCCGCTCGGCTGGTGAAAGTGGAGTACGAAGAGCTGAGTCCGGTTATCGTGACCATAGAGCAGGCCATCGAGCACAAGTCCTATTTCCCGGACTACCCTCGATTCGTGACCAAGGGCAATGTGGAGGAGGCTTTAGCCCAGGCGGATCACACTTTCGAGGGCACCTGTCGAATGGGCGGCCAGGAGCACTTCTATCTGGAGACCCATGCGGCATTGGCGGTACCTCGTGACAGCGATGAGCTGGAGCTCTTTTGCTCCACGCAGCATCCCTCGGAGGTGCAGAAACTAGTGGCCCATGTCACCGCACTTCCTGCCCACCGTGTCGTCTGTCGTGCCAAGCGTTTGGGAGGCGGCTTCGGTGGCAAGGAGTCCAGAGGCATCTCCGTGGCCTTACCCGTTGCCCTGGCCTCCTATCGTATGGGTCGTCCTGTGCGCTGCATGTTGGATCGCGACGAGGACATGCTCATCACCGGCACAAGGCATCCGTTCCTCTTCAAATACAAAGTGGGCTTCACCAAGGAGGGATTAATCACTGCCTGCGACATCGAGTGCTACAACAATGCCGGTTGGTCCATGGATCTGTCATTTTCG GTTCTGGAGCGTGCCATGTTCCACTTTGAGAATTGCTACAGGATTCCCAACGTTCGCGTGGGTGGATGGGTCTGCAAGACGAACCTGCCCTCGAATACGGCCTTCCGTGGATTTGGAGGACCACAGGGCATGTACGCCGGTGAGCACATCATCCGGGATGTGGCCCGTATAGTGGGTCGCGATGTGGTGGATGTGATGCGGCTGAACTTCTATAAGACAGGAGACTACACGCACTAccaccagcagctggagcactTCCCCATCGAGCGGTGTCTGGAGGATTGCTTGAAGCAGTCGAGATACGACGAGAAGCGACAGGAGATTGCTCGATTTAATCGGGAGAACCGCTGGCGGAAGCGTGGCATGGCGGTGGTGCCCACCAAGTATGGAATCGCATTTGGTGTGATGCACTTGAACCAAGCGGGTTCGCTGATCAACATCTATGGTGATGGATCCGTGTTGCTTTCGCACGGAGGAGTTGAGATCGGACAAGGTCTGAATACGAAGATGATTCAGTGCGCCGCCAGGGCTCTGGGTATTCCTCAGGAACTGATTCACATTTCGGAAACGGCCACGGATAAGGTACCCAACACTTCACCCACGGCGGCGAGTGTGGGATCCGATCTGAACGGAATGGCCGTACTGGATGCATGTGAGAAGTTGAACAAAAGACTGGCGCCCATCAAGGAGGCACTGCCTGGAGGCACCTGGAAGGAGTGGATCAACAAGGCGTATTTCGATCGGGTCAGCCTCTCGGCCACAGGATTCTATGCCATGCCTGGGATTGGATATCACCCGGAGACGAATCCCAATGCTCGCACCTATAGCTACTACACGAATGGCGTGGGCGTCACGGTGGTAGAGATCGATTGCCTGACTGGCGACCATCAGGTGCTCAGCACAGACATCGTCATGGACATCGGCTCTAGCCTGAATCCGGCTATTGACATTGGTCAGATCGAGGGAGCATTCATGCAGGGCTATGGACTGTTTACTTTGGAGGAACTCATGTACTCACCACAAGGCATGCTCTACTCCAGAGGTCCGGGCATGTATAAGCTGCCTGGATTTGCCGACATTCCCGGGGAGTTCAATGTCAGCCTACTGACCGGTGCCCCCAATCCACGTGCAGTCTACTCATCCAAGGCAGTGGGTGAACCTCCGCTCTTCATTGGATCATCTGCATTCTTTGCCATCAAGGAGGCCATTGCAGCTGCTCGCGAAGATCAGGGCTTGAGTGGAGACTTCCCACTGGAGGCGCCTTCCACCTCGGCACGCATTCGAATTGCTTGTCAGGATAAGTTCACGGAACTG cTGGAAATACCCGAACCAGGATCATTTACTCCATGGAACATTGTGCCTTAA
- the LOC6728273 gene encoding serine protease snake, whose protein sequence is MGSLSFGYSLLLEFVFISASSYAQNAPWNAVAPSYLSIDIYGNCQAHDRPLIGKCVRYVDCISAMQAVPRVTPLLCPSSWPNQLVCCPHGGYLIPPPTISKSEQACANAYPRAHHKRRRRRRNTNPKLDEVELVEPIVQKRNQSQNLLVGGRLTQENEHPYMCALGWPSRTNRWIHEHGSSKRRYMFNCGCAMIAPRFAITAAHCASVGGEPPSVALIGGVELNSGRGQLIEIKRISQHPHFDAETLTNDLAVVKLARRSHLPVACLWNQESLPERPLTALGYGQTKFAGPHSNNLLQIMLYHLNFQQCQRYLQNYDKLANGLGSGQMCAGDYSGRMDTCQGDSGGPLLLHQHMRHHHHTIPYVVGITSFGGACASGQPGVYVRIAHYIPWIEQQVWP, encoded by the exons ATGGGATCGCTATCTTTTGGATACAGTTTGCTTCTAGAGTTCGTCTTTATTTCGGCGTCATC ATATGCACAGAATGCGCCTTGGAACGCAGTAGCTCCATCGTATCTATCGATTGACATCTACGGAAATTGCCAAGCCCACGATCGTCCGCTGATTGGGAAATGTGTGCGGTACGTGGATTGCATCAGTGCCATGCAGGCAGTGCCCCGGGTGACACCACTACTCTGTCCGTCATCGTGGCCCAATCAGCTGGTTTGCTGTCCACACGGCGGATACTTGATACCACCGCCCACCATCTCGAAGAGCGAACAAG CCTGTGCCAATGCCTACCCAAGAGCTCATCACAAGCGCCGTCGACGCCGTCGGAATACGAACCCTAAACTGGATGAAGTGGAACTAGTTGAGCCAATTGTACAAAAGCGCAATCAGAGTCAGAATTTGCTGGTGGGCGGCAGACTCACCCAGGAGAATGAGCATCCCTATATG TGCGCCCTCGGTTGGCCATCCCGCACAAACAGATGGATTCATGAGCACGGTTCCAGCAAGCGGCGATACATGTTCAACTGTGGCTGCGCCATGATTGCGCCTCGGTTCGCCATAACGGCAGCCCACTGTGCCAGCGTCGGTGg GGAACCCCCGTCGGTGGCGTTGATTGGTGGCGTTGAGCTGAACAGCGGTCGCGGGCAATTGATTGAGATCAAGCGGATTAGCCAGCATCCGCACTTCGATGCGGAGACCCTTACCAATGACCTGGCGGTGGTCAAGTTGGCCAGGAGATCCCACCTGCCAGTGGCCTGCCTGTGGAACCAGGAATCCCTGCCCGAGAGACCGCTCACTGCCCTGGGCTATGGACAAACCAAGTTCG CTGGCCCACACTCCAATAATCTACTGCAAATCATGCTTTACCACCTGAATTTCCAACAATGCCAGAGGTACTTGCAAAACTATGACAAACTGGCCAATGGCCTGGGATCGGGTCAGATGTGCGCGGGAGACTACTCCGGCCGTATGGACACCTGCCAG GGCGATTCCGGAGGACCCTTGCTGCTCCACCAACACATGCGCCATCATCACCATACGATTCCCTATGTGGTGGGAATAACCTCCTTTGGAGGAGCCTGTGCATCCGGTCAACCAGGAGTTTATGTGCGAATAGCGCACTACATTCCATGGATAGAACAACAAGTGTGGCCTTGA
- the LOC6728274 gene encoding xanthine dehydrogenase isoform X2 — protein sequence MSNSVLVFFVNGKKVTEVSPDPECTLLTFLREKLRLCGTKLGCAEGGCGACTVMVSRLDRRANKIRHLAVNACLTPVCAMHGCAVTTVEGIGSTKTRLHPVQERLAKAHGSQCGFCTPGIVMSMYALLRNAEQPSMRDLEVAFQGNLCRCTGYRPILEGYKTFTKEFACGMGEKCCKVSGKGCGTDSETDDKLFERSEFQPLDPSQEPIFPPELQLSDAFDSQSLIFSSDRVTWYRPTNLEELLQLKAKHPAAKLVVGNTEVGVEVKFKHFLYPHLINPTQVKELLEIKETQDGIYFGAAVSLMEIDALLRQRIEQLPESETRLFQCTVDMLHYFAGKQIRNVACLGGNIMTGSPISDMNPVLSAAGAQLEVASFVDGKLQKRSVHMGTGFFTGYRRNVIEAHEVLLGIHFRKTTPDQYIVAFKQARRRDDDIAIVNAAINVRFEEKSNIVAEISMAFGGMAPTTVLAPRTSQLMVGQEWSHQLVERVAESLCTELPLAASAPGGMIAYRRALVVSLFFKAYLAISLKLSKSGITSSDALPPEERSGAETFHTPVLKSAQLFERVCSDQPICDPIGRPKVHAAALKQATGEAIYTDDIPRMDGEVYLAFVLSTKPRAKITKLDASEALVLDGVHQFFCYKDLTEHENEVGPVFHDEHVFAAGEVHCYGQIVGAIAADNKALAQRAARLVKVEYEELSPVIVTIEQAIEHKSYFPDYPRFVTKGNVEEALAQADHTFEGTCRMGGQEHFYLETHAALAVPRDSDELELFCSTQHPSEVQKLVAHVTALPAHRVVCRAKRLGGGFGGKESRGISVALPVALASYRMGRPVRCMLDRDEDMLITGTRHPFLFKYKVGFTKEGLITACDIECYNNAGWSMDLSFSVLERAMFHFENCYRIPNVRVGGWVCKTNLPSNTAFRGFGGPQGMYAGEHIIRDVARIVGRDVVDVMRLNFYKTGDYTHYHQQLEHFPIERCLEDCLKQSRYDEKRQEIARFNRENRWRKRGMAVVPTKYGIAFGVMHLNQAGSLINIYGDGSVLLSHGGVEIGQGLNTKMIQCAARALGIPQELIHISETATDKVPNTSPTAASVGSDLNGMAVLDACEKLNKRLAPIKEALPGGTWKEWINKAYFDRVSLSATGFYAMPGIGYHPETNPNARTYSYYTNGVGVTVVEIDCLTGDHQVLSTDIVMDIGSSLNPAIDIGQIEGAFMQGYGLFTLEELMYSPQGMLYSRGPGMYKLPGFADIPGEFNVSLLTGAPNPRAVYSSKAVGEPPLFIGSSAFFAIKEAIAAAREDQGLSGDFPLEAPSTSARIRIACQDKFTELLEIPEPGSFTPWNIVP from the exons TAAGGCGCACGGATCTCAGTGCGGCTTCTGCACGCCGGGCATTGTGATGTCCATGTACGCACTTCTGCGGAACGCGGAGCAACCCTCTATGCGTGACTTGGAGGTGGCATTCCAAGGTAACCTGTGCCGCTGCACCGGCTATCGACCCATCCTCGAGGGCTACAAGACGTTCACCAAGGAGTTTGCCTGCGGAATGGGCGAGAAGTGCTGCAAGGTTAGTGGGAAGGGATGTGGAACCGATTCGGAGACCGATGACAAGCTCTTCGAGCGCAGCGAGTTTCAGCCCTTGGATCCCAGCCAGGAACCCATCTTCCCACCGGAACTTCAGCTGAGTGACGCCTTCGATTCGCAGAGTTTGATCTTTAGCTCGGATAGGGTGACCTGGTATCGTCCCACCAATCTGGAGGAGCTGCTTCAGCTGAAGGCCAAACATCCGGCTGCCAAGCTGGTCGTAGGCAACACGGAAGTGGGCGTTGAGGTCAAGTTCAAGCATTTCCTCTACCCGCACCTCATCAATCCCACCCAGGTGAAGGAGCTGTTGGAGATCAAAGAGACCCAGGATGGCATTTACTTCGGTGCAGCTGTAAGCTTGATGGAGATCGATGCGCTTCTGCGGCAGAGAATTGAGCAGCTGCCGGAATCGGAGACCAGATTGTTCCAGTGCACCGTGGATATGCTTCACTACTTTGCCGGCAAGCAGATCCGCAATGTCGCCTGTTTGGGTGGAAACATCATGACTGGTAGTCCCATTTCCGATATGAATCCTGTGCTCTCGGCAGCAGGAGCTCAACTGGAGGTGGCCAGTTTTGTGGATGGAAAGCTCCAAAAGAGATCAGTTCACATGGGAACGGGCTTCTTCACTGGCTATCGCAGGAATGTTATCGAAGCTCACGAGGTGCTGCTGGGCATCCACTTCCGAAAGACCACTCCGGACCAGTATATCGTTGCCTTTAAGCAGGCCAGGAGGAGGGATGATGACATAGCCATCGTTAATGCCGCCATAAATGTTCGCTTTGAGGAAAAATCCAACATTGTGGCGGAGATTTCGATGGCCTTCGGTGGAATGGCACCAACAACAGTGCTGGCTCCTCGAACTTCCCAACTCATGGTTGGGCAGGAGTGGAGCCACCAGCTCGTGGAGCGCGTGGCGGAAAGCTTGTGCACGGAGCTGCCATTGGCTGCCTCTGCTCCCGGTGGCATGATCGCCTATCGTCGTGCTCTAGTGGTGAGCCTGTTCTTCAAGGCCTATCTGGCCATTTCCCTGAAGCTGAGCAAGTCCGGGATCACATCTTCCGATGCCCTGCCCCCGGAGGAGCGAAGTGGTGCCGAGACATTCCACACACCAGTACTCAAAAGTGCCCAGCTCTTCGAGCGCGTCTGCAGCGATCAACCCATCTGTGATCCCATTGGAAGACCAAAAGTCCATGCGGCTGCTTTAAAACAGGCCACCGGTGAAGCTATCTACACAGATGACATTCCCCGCATGGATGGTGAAGTGTATCTGGCCTTTGTCCTTAGTACCAAGCCACGTGCCAAGATCACCAAGCTGGATGCCAGTGAAGCATTGGTACTGGACGGAGTGCATCAGTTCTTTTGCTACAAGGACTTAACGGAGCACGAGAACGAAGTGGGACCCGTCTTTCATGATGAGCATGTCTTTGCCGCTGGAGAAGTGCATTGCTATGGTCAGATAGTGGGCGCCATAGCTGCCGATAATAAGGCGTTGGCCCAAAGAGCCGCTCGGCTGGTGAAAGTGGAGTACGAAGAGCTGAGTCCGGTTATCGTGACCATAGAGCAGGCCATCGAGCACAAGTCCTATTTCCCGGACTACCCTCGATTCGTGACCAAGGGCAATGTGGAGGAGGCTTTAGCCCAGGCGGATCACACTTTCGAGGGCACCTGTCGAATGGGCGGCCAGGAGCACTTCTATCTGGAGACCCATGCGGCATTGGCGGTACCTCGTGACAGCGATGAGCTGGAGCTCTTTTGCTCCACGCAGCATCCCTCGGAGGTGCAGAAACTAGTGGCCCATGTCACCGCACTTCCTGCCCACCGTGTCGTCTGTCGTGCCAAGCGTTTGGGAGGCGGCTTCGGTGGCAAGGAGTCCAGAGGCATCTCCGTGGCCTTACCCGTTGCCCTGGCCTCCTATCGTATGGGTCGTCCTGTGCGCTGCATGTTGGATCGCGACGAGGACATGCTCATCACCGGCACAAGGCATCCGTTCCTCTTCAAATACAAAGTGGGCTTCACCAAGGAGGGATTAATCACTGCCTGCGACATCGAGTGCTACAACAATGCCGGTTGGTCCATGGATCTGTCATTTTCG GTTCTGGAGCGTGCCATGTTCCACTTTGAGAATTGCTACAGGATTCCCAACGTTCGCGTGGGTGGATGGGTCTGCAAGACGAACCTGCCCTCGAATACGGCCTTCCGTGGATTTGGAGGACCACAGGGCATGTACGCCGGTGAGCACATCATCCGGGATGTGGCCCGTATAGTGGGTCGCGATGTGGTGGATGTGATGCGGCTGAACTTCTATAAGACAGGAGACTACACGCACTAccaccagcagctggagcactTCCCCATCGAGCGGTGTCTGGAGGATTGCTTGAAGCAGTCGAGATACGACGAGAAGCGACAGGAGATTGCTCGATTTAATCGGGAGAACCGCTGGCGGAAGCGTGGCATGGCGGTGGTGCCCACCAAGTATGGAATCGCATTTGGTGTGATGCACTTGAACCAAGCGGGTTCGCTGATCAACATCTATGGTGATGGATCCGTGTTGCTTTCGCACGGAGGAGTTGAGATCGGACAAGGTCTGAATACGAAGATGATTCAGTGCGCCGCCAGGGCTCTGGGTATTCCTCAGGAACTGATTCACATTTCGGAAACGGCCACGGATAAGGTACCCAACACTTCACCCACGGCGGCGAGTGTGGGATCCGATCTGAACGGAATGGCCGTACTGGATGCATGTGAGAAGTTGAACAAAAGACTGGCGCCCATCAAGGAGGCACTGCCTGGAGGCACCTGGAAGGAGTGGATCAACAAGGCGTATTTCGATCGGGTCAGCCTCTCGGCCACAGGATTCTATGCCATGCCTGGGATTGGATATCACCCGGAGACGAATCCCAATGCTCGCACCTATAGCTACTACACGAATGGCGTGGGCGTCACGGTGGTAGAGATCGATTGCCTGACTGGCGACCATCAGGTGCTCAGCACAGACATCGTCATGGACATCGGCTCTAGCCTGAATCCGGCTATTGACATTGGTCAGATCGAGGGAGCATTCATGCAGGGCTATGGACTGTTTACTTTGGAGGAACTCATGTACTCACCACAAGGCATGCTCTACTCCAGAGGTCCGGGCATGTATAAGCTGCCTGGATTTGCCGACATTCCCGGGGAGTTCAATGTCAGCCTACTGACCGGTGCCCCCAATCCACGTGCAGTCTACTCATCCAAGGCAGTGGGTGAACCTCCGCTCTTCATTGGATCATCTGCATTCTTTGCCATCAAGGAGGCCATTGCAGCTGCTCGCGAAGATCAGGGCTTGAGTGGAGACTTCCCACTGGAGGCGCCTTCCACCTCGGCACGCATTCGAATTGCTTGTCAGGATAAGTTCACGGAACTG cTGGAAATACCCGAACCAGGATCATTTACTCCATGGAACATTGTGCCTTAA